In Rhinoderma darwinii isolate aRhiDar2 chromosome 9, aRhiDar2.hap1, whole genome shotgun sequence, the following are encoded in one genomic region:
- the OSGIN1 gene encoding oxidative stress-induced growth inhibitor 1 — protein MSTELAEYHTSLRSPLPVLVIGNGPSGICLSYLLSGYTPYVKDKEMHPNHLLQRKLEEFPNVPITQQDLEYLSEGLEGRSNSPAALLFDTLLKPDTDFLGDVDSVLHWTLEPERAIPHLVIGRGPPGGAWNAIEGSMITLSRGDWMGLPDLSFKDWMRTKKRNLRNDRSTAGDILNYYQYYIKNKRLEDNFISGAVVTSVTKITDMENTNTFGNEIIWNNAENEEDKNQGKNVFQINGFIKNEQGPKQNFCLYAENVVLATGTNDSPSWLGIQGENLPFVSHQISALEEALKSKRVCQDSDPVLIIGAGLTAADAILLAHHYNIPIIHAFRRRVNDPALIFNQLPHVMYPEYHKVHQMMKEQSVFKGGPYKGYMSLPEHHAMCFDDRKKCTFRDKHGQHKTFNVSMVLILIGSNPNLSFLPKNGRDLALDTEQPVNSKRNPFDIYPFTYECIQQKGLYAVGPLAGDYFVRFVQGGALAVASSLLKSQRPPNDIQ, from the exons ATGTCTACAGAATTAGCAGAATACCACACCAGTTTAAGATCACCGCTTCCAGTGCTTGTTATAG GTAATGGCCCATCCGGCATCTGTCTCTCATATTTGCTGTCTGGTTATACCCCATATGTGAAAGACAAAGAGATGCATCCAAACCACTTGTTGCAAAGAAAACTTGAAGAATTCCCCAATGTTCCAATCACTCAACAG GACCTAGAGTATCTATCTGAGGGTTTGGAAGGCCGTTCCAACAGCCCCGCTGCTCTTTTGTTTGATACATTGCTCAAGCCAGACACTGATTTTCTGGGCGATGTGGATTCTGTATTGCATTGGACTCTAGAACCCGAAAGAGCAATTCCTCACCTGGTGATTGGTCGAGGCCCCCCTGGTGGAGCATGGAAT GCAATTGAGGGATCGATGATAACTCTTAGCCGAGGGGACTGGATGGGGCTCCCTGATTTATCTTTTAAAGACTGGATGAGGACGAAAAAAAG GAACCTCAGAAATGATAGGTCCACTGCAGGGGATATCCTGAATTACTACCAGTACTACATAAAGAATAAAAGACTAGAGGATAATTTTATATCTGGTGCAGTGGTAACCTCTGTCACAAAAATCACCGACATGGAAAACACTAACACTTTTGGGAATGAGATCATTTGGAATAATGCAGAGAATGAAGAAGATAAAAACCAGGGCAAGAACGTCTTCCAAATCAATGGATTTATCAAAAATGAACAAGGTCCCAAGCAGAACTTCTGTCTCTATGCTGAAAATGTCGTACTGGCTACAGGCACAAATGACAGCCCTTCATGGCTGGGTATCCAAGGAGAAAACCTTCCATTTGTCTCACATCAGATCTCTGCCCTTGAGGAGGCACTAAAATCAAAGCGAGTTTGCCAAGACTCTGACCCGGTGCTAATCATAGGGGCAGGACTGACTGCAGCAGATGCCATTCTGCTTGCGCATCATTACAACATCCCTATAATCCATGCTTTCCGAAGACGAGTGAACGATCCGGCACTCATCTTCAACCAGTTACCACATGTCATGTACCCAGAGTACCATAAGGTACACCAAATGATGAAAGAACAATCAGTCTTTAAAGGAGGACCCTACAAAGGCTACATGAGTCTTCCAGAACACCATGCTATGTGTTTTGATGACCGCAAGAAATGCACCTTCAGAGACAAGCATGGTCAACACAAAACATTCAACGTCTCTATGGTTCTTATTCTTATTGGTTCCAATCCAAACTTGTCTTTTCTTCCTAAAAATGGTAGGGACCTGGCTCTGGATACTGAGCAACCAGTCAACTCTAAAAGGAATCCCTTTGATATTTATCCATTCACATACGAATGTATTCAGCAGAAAGGACTGTATGCAGTAGGACCTCTAGCTGGTGACTATTTTGTACGATTTGTTCAAGGAGGAGCATTGGCTGTTGCCAGTTCTCTCCTAAAATCTCAGAGGCCCCCTAACGATATACAATAA